From a region of the Coffea arabica cultivar ET-39 chromosome 3e, Coffea Arabica ET-39 HiFi, whole genome shotgun sequence genome:
- the LOC140038670 gene encoding replication protein A 70 kDa DNA-binding subunit B-like isoform X2 — protein MQRLLRFWCRLFQDLVLPSSLLLYCWLIKACYILLRLRMANLLPMRNIMPHMKNWSCIITVQEKQQITSSMGTPTRKQKFVFYDSEGSRVEGIIFNDDIPRMSQILQVYKKYRISNAEVRPIPSKFQTSELTVQWVISSRTVIDEIADDDEVMPVKFCYSKFTDLVQYMDDKTRSVDVLGVVISALGRKIVIKNSRQSDVQKSVLLNEESQPVLLSLWDSFRANEGQEIVSKLHSYPVIIARRIKVNNYNGVALGTWFDSAILVDPPVQEARELKNWALRNTKLIKEIVEKKDYIKYNPQLSLKSDQKTTWICNVTSSQKMPL, from the exons ATGCAGAGGTTGCTACGTTTCTGGTGCCGCCTTTTCCAG GATCTGGTGCTGCCCTCTTCTCTGTTGCTCTACTGTTGGCTGATAAAGGCTTGTTATATATTGCTAAGGTTAAG GATGGCTAACTTGCTGCCAATGCGAAATATTATGCCTCACATGAAAAATTGGAGCTGCATCATCACTGTTCAGGAAAAGCAACAGATCACAAGCTCAATGGGAACACCGACAAGAAAGCAGAAATTTGTTTTCTATGATTCAGAG GGATCAAGAGTCGAAGGAATCATCTTCAATGATGACATTCCTAGAATGAGCCAGATCTTGCaagtttataaaaaatatagaaTCTCCAATGCTGAGGTCAGACCTATACCATCAAAATTCCAGACATCTGAGCTTACCGTTCAATGGGTTATCAGCAGCAGGACTGTTATTGACGAAATTGCTGATGATGATGAAGTCATGCCTGTAAAATTCTGCTATTCAAAGTTTACTGACTTAGTTCAATACATGGATGACAAAACTAGATCAGTGG ACGTGCTGGGAGTTGTGATCAGCGCGCTTGGGAGGAAAATAGTTATCAAGAACTCAAGGCAATCAGATGTTCAGAAATCTGTTCTACTTAACGAAGA ATCACAGCCGGTGCTATTGTCTCTATGGGATAGTTTCCGGGCTAATGAGGGACAGGAAATTGTATCTAAACTTCACAGCTATCCTGTGATCATTGCTCGCAGAATCAAAGTGAACAACTATAATG GGGTCGCACTtggtacttggtttgattcGGCTATTCTTGTTGATCCACCTGTACAAGAAGCAAGAGAACTCAAAAACTG GGCATTGAGGAACACTAAGTTGATTAAAGAGATTGTCGAAAAAAAGGACTATATTAAATATAATCCACAGCTGTCCTTAAAATCAGACCAGAAAACCACCTGGATTTGCAACGTAACTTCATCGCAAAAG ATGCCGCTTTGA
- the LOC140038670 gene encoding replication protein A 70 kDa DNA-binding subunit D-like isoform X1, giving the protein MQRLLRFWCRLFQDLVLPSSLLLYCWLIKACYILLRLRMANLLPMRNIMPHMKNWSCIITVQEKQQITSSMGTPTRKQKFVFYDSEGSRVEGIIFNDDIPRMSQILQVYKKYRISNAEVRPIPSKFQTSELTVQWVISSRTVIDEIADDDEVMPVKFCYSKFTDLVQYMDDKTRSVDVLGVVISALGRKIVIKNSRQSDVQKSVLLNEESQPVLLSLWDSFRANEGQEIVSKLHSYPVIIARRIKVNNYNGVALGTWFDSAILVDPPVQEARELKNWALRNTKLIKEIVEKKDYIKYNPQLSLKSDQKTTWICNVTSSQKTIWVKAQFSFEHIIQKYWYMSCKNCCRATAADYQIEFTCNSCKERHPIVPRC; this is encoded by the exons ATGCAGAGGTTGCTACGTTTCTGGTGCCGCCTTTTCCAG GATCTGGTGCTGCCCTCTTCTCTGTTGCTCTACTGTTGGCTGATAAAGGCTTGTTATATATTGCTAAGGTTAAG GATGGCTAACTTGCTGCCAATGCGAAATATTATGCCTCACATGAAAAATTGGAGCTGCATCATCACTGTTCAGGAAAAGCAACAGATCACAAGCTCAATGGGAACACCGACAAGAAAGCAGAAATTTGTTTTCTATGATTCAGAG GGATCAAGAGTCGAAGGAATCATCTTCAATGATGACATTCCTAGAATGAGCCAGATCTTGCaagtttataaaaaatatagaaTCTCCAATGCTGAGGTCAGACCTATACCATCAAAATTCCAGACATCTGAGCTTACCGTTCAATGGGTTATCAGCAGCAGGACTGTTATTGACGAAATTGCTGATGATGATGAAGTCATGCCTGTAAAATTCTGCTATTCAAAGTTTACTGACTTAGTTCAATACATGGATGACAAAACTAGATCAGTGG ACGTGCTGGGAGTTGTGATCAGCGCGCTTGGGAGGAAAATAGTTATCAAGAACTCAAGGCAATCAGATGTTCAGAAATCTGTTCTACTTAACGAAGA ATCACAGCCGGTGCTATTGTCTCTATGGGATAGTTTCCGGGCTAATGAGGGACAGGAAATTGTATCTAAACTTCACAGCTATCCTGTGATCATTGCTCGCAGAATCAAAGTGAACAACTATAATG GGGTCGCACTtggtacttggtttgattcGGCTATTCTTGTTGATCCACCTGTACAAGAAGCAAGAGAACTCAAAAACTG GGCATTGAGGAACACTAAGTTGATTAAAGAGATTGTCGAAAAAAAGGACTATATTAAATATAATCCACAGCTGTCCTTAAAATCAGACCAGAAAACCACCTGGATTTGCAACGTAACTTCATCGCAAAAG ACTATATGGGTGAAGGCACAGTTCTCTTTTGAACACATCATCCAGAAGTATTGGTACATGAGCTGTAAAAATTGTTGCCGAGCTACAGCAGCAGACTACCAAATTGAGTTTACCTGTAACTCATGCAAAGAGAGACACCCTATAGTGCCTAGATGCTAA
- the LOC113734783 gene encoding DNA replication complex GINS protein PSF3-like, with amino-acid sequence MDELNYGVLDEVWVNMFDFFDRSDQVKKLFKKYKFHPLPCAKMKLKTNYDQLGLNVVYTATEFFMEAQARDSIGDDNIKKQNSLGNNLANQVEAGAKVELPFCLARDLHVRGVVAIDVPPYFRKVSRTRKEIEADAAHVDLRSRSQYFYELGLKIVPLAGDKSIGPFLLVAFQTRYKEVLVKAHTAASAVASKHLTLLTNEEVKLCEAGQSSTAAFKKWRMGAPRLQKAPVLGRKRKPIE; translated from the exons ATGGATGAATTGAATTATGGAGTGTTGGATGAAGTATGGGTGAACatgtttgacttttttgacaGAAGTGATCAAGTGAAGAAATTGTTCAAGAAGTACAAGTTTCATCCACTACCGTGTGCAAAGATGAAATTGAAGACCAATTATGATCAGTTGGGATTGAATGTTGTTTATACTGCGACTGAATTTTTCATGGAAGCTCAAGCTCGTGATAGCATTGGAGATGACAACATCAAG AAGCAGAATTCTCTCGGAAATAACTTGGCAAATCAG GTTGAAGCTGGTGCAAAAGTAGAGTTGCCATTTTGTCTAGCTCGAGATTTACATGTGAGAGGAGTGGTCGCCATTGACGTTCCACCATACTTCAGAAAAGT TTCTAGGACACGCAAGGAAATTGAAGCTGATGCTGCACATGTGGATCTAAGAAGTCGAAGCCAATATTTCTATGAACTAGGACTAAAAATAGTACCACT GGCTGGTGACAAAAGCATTGGACCTTTCCTCCTAGTTGCATTTCAGACCAGATATAAGGAGGTTCTTGTAAAGGCACATACTGCTGCATCTGCAGTGGCTTCCAAGCACTTGACACTTCTAACAAATGAAGAGGTTAAAT TATGCGAAGCTGGTCAATCATCGACAGCAGCATTCAAGAAGTGGCGGATGGGAGCGCCAAGATTGCAAAAAGCTCCTGTTCTTGGTAGGAAGAGGAAACCAATTGAATAG